DNA from Cyanobacteria bacterium FACHB-DQ100:
CGTCAAGTCGGTCGAGGGTCTGGAACTGCTGAGAACTCAGCTTGTTCTCGAAGTCGATCAAGACGCTCAGCTTGCGGCTGACATTGAACTGATTCCCGATGAAACCGATGCAGAGGTCATGCGCTTACAGCTTGTGATTCTCGAATCGCTGGTGATTCGGCGCGACATTGCCGCAGACGTAACCCAGGGTAGAACCCAAACTGAAGTCATGGTCAAAGATGGCGATCAGATTGGGGCGGGTGCAGTGGTCGCTCGCACGAAGATTCAGTGTAAAGAAGCCGGCGAAGTCCAAGGGATTCGACAAGGAGCGGAGTCGATTCGACGCATTCTTGTTGTGCGGGAAGTGGATACGCTGACGATCACTGCCAATAATCCCACCGTCAAAGCAGGCGATCTGCTGATTGCAGGAACCAGTATCGCCTCAGGCGTAACGCTGGAAGATTCCGGACAAGTCCTCAGTGTGGATGGTAATCAGGTGACGATGCGAGTCGCTCGTCCGTACCGTGTCTCTCCGGGAGCGGTGCTGCACGTCGACGATGGAGATTTGGTACAACGGGGTGACAATCTCGTGCTGCTGATTTTCGAGCGCACCAAGACCGGAGACATTATTCAAGGTCTACCGAGAATCGAAGAGCTGCTCGAAGCGCGTAAACCGAAAGAAGCGTGTATCCTGGCTCGTCGGGCGGGAACGGCTCAAGTCGTTTACGGAGAGGATGATTCAGTTGAAGTCAAGATTGTCGATCGAGAAGGGTTAATCACCGAATACCCGATCGGCCCTGGACAAAACGTAATCATTTCAGATGGTCAAGAAGTTGCCGCTGGAGAACGGCTAACTGATGGCCCTGCGAATCCCCACGAGCTGCTTGAAGTCATGTTCAAAGCAAAGCTAGAAGAGGGTAGCCTGCACGATGCGTCACTCTTCAGCTTACGGGAAGTGCAAACCTTCCTGGTGAACGAAGTGCAATCAGTGTATCAATCTCAAGGGATTGATATTTCCGACAAGCATATCGAAGTCGTCGTGCGTCAGATGACCTCAAAAGCGCGGGTCGAAGACGGCGGAGATACAACAATGCTGCCAGGTGAGCTAGTCGAGATCTACCAGATCGAGCAGGTGAATGATGCCATGTCGATTACGGGCGGTGCGCCGGCTCAATATGAGCCTGTACTGCTGGGGATTACCAAGGCATCCTTGAACACCGATAGCTTCATTTCAGCCGCAAGTTTCCAAGAAACAACGCGGGTACTGACAGAAGCTGCGATCGAAGGAAAATCTGACTGGTTGCGCGGTCTGAAAGAAAACGTGATTATTGGTCGTCTGATTCCGGCGGGAACAGGCTTCAATGCTTACGAAGAAGTCGGTAGCCCTGACATTGATCCGGTGTACGATCCGACAATCTTTGATGAGGATACGGATTTCTCGGATGTCGTGCTTGACGATCGCACTGCGCGTTCTTATGGCTTAGAGACATTGGAGGAGCGTCCAAGCTTTAGCTTTGAGAGCTTTGGCAGTAGCGATGATGGTGATGCGGATGCGATTTACTCGCCGATTCTGGACGATGATGATGACTTAATTTCAGATGATGTCGAGGATGACGATGATCTGTAAGCTGAGTTAGCGATAATTGAGAACCTCTCAGAGCAATCTGGGAGGTTTTTATTTGCTAATTATCCAAAGGCAATGCGATATACTGTCGCTGTCCGAAAACTTCTACCTTTACTGCCTGACAGATGCAAGCCATTGAAGAAACTAGGTTGTCCAATGTCAAGTTATCGGTTGTGATTCCTTGCTACAACGAGCTGGGGACGATCGAAACGGTAATTCGGACGGTAAAAGCCGCTCCGGTTCCGAACTTAGAAATCATCGTGGTCGATGATTGCTCGACCGATGGCACGACCGAACTCTTACGATCAAGGCTCGAACCGCAAGTCGATCAGGTCCTTTATCATTCGACCAACCGCGGCAAGGGAGCCGCCTTACGAACTGGGTTCGCAGCAATTACCGGAGATATTGCGATCGTGCAAGATGCCGATTTAGAGTACGACCCACAAGAGTTTCCGTTGCTGATTAAGCCGATCGCAGAGGGTCGAGCTGATGTTGTGTTTGGGTCTCGCTTCGTCGGCAATCAGCCCCATCGCGTCGTGTACTACTGGCATATGATCGGCAACAAATTCCTGACCACCCTGTCCAATATGCTGACGAATATCAATCTAACGGACATGGAAACGTGCTACAAAGCGTTTCGGCGTGAGGTGATTCAATCGGTGCGAATTGAAGAAAATCGATTTGGATTTGAGCCAGAGATTACCGCCAAAGTTGTCAGAATGGGATGCCGCATTTACGAAGTGGGAATTTCCTATTACGGTCGGACATACAAAGAGGGTAAGAAAATTGGTTGGAGGGATGGTTTCAGGGCAATCTATTGCATTGTGAAATACAATCTTTTTGCGTCAAAAACTCGTTAATTTGCAACTTTAATCAAATTCTCATTCATCAAATTCTCACAAAGGATGTCATATGGGAAAGTCAAACCGTGAACCGCTTTTAGAACCGTTACTGCGCTGGTTGCGCTTGAGACGGGTAGTTGCTGAAATTCCAGCAAACTCAATTGTTTTAGATGTGGGTTGCGGGCGAAAAGCGGCGTTTCTCAAGGCGATCGCACCTCGAATTCAGCAAGGATACGGGGTTGATTTCAAAGTCGCAGAATTTCAAACTCCAAATTTGAAGACCATTCAGGTGCATTTGGGCGAGAAATTGCCGTTCGCCGATGCCAGTTTTGATGTGGTCACGATGTTGGCAGTGTTGGAACATATTGAGTACGAGCAGGCGATCTTGAAGGAAATTCATCGCGTTCTTAAACCCGATGGGAAACTGGTGCTAACGGTGCCTTCGGTCTGGGCGCAGCCTGTTTTGGAGTTTCTATCTTATCGGCTCAAAATTGTCGATGAGGCTGAAATTCGCGACCATAAGCGGTACTATGATCGCCAAAAACTTAAGCAAGCTTTGATTCAAGCTGCAGGATTTGAACAATTTCGACATCGGTATTTTCAGATGTGGATGAATAATTTCTGTACGGTCAGGAAAGGCTAGTAATTGTGACGATTCATCTCAGCGTAGTCCGATCGCAACGATTTAAGTCACTCCTGTTGTACAGCGCCGTGGCAGTATTGGGCGTATTTCTTGGATTTCATCCGACTTTGCTCAGCGGGTTTTCAAAAGCACAGGCAGAATTGGGTGATACTCGATTGGTGCATTACCTTTTAGAGCATTCGTTTCAGGTTGTCGTTAATCAAAATTATCATGCTGAATTGTGGACGCCTGCGTTCTTCTTTCCGCTAAAAAATACTTTGGCGCTCTCTGAAAATTTATTCGGTGCTGCGCCGTTTTACTGGGTGTTGCGCGGCATTTTACCTGCTGATCTAGCGTATCAATGCTGGATGATTTTGGCGGCGCTCCTGTGTTTTATATCCTTTGTGATTCTGTTAAGAAGCCTACAAATAAGTCACGCACTTACAGCATTTGGGGGTTTTATCTTTGCATTCGGATTTCCGCGAATGGGGCAGCTTTTCCATGGGCAATTGTTGTGTCAGTTTTATACACCGATTGCTGTTCTTTTTATTTGGAAATTTCTCCGTAAACCAACCGAAAATCGATTTTATTTAGCCCTATTATTCATCTTTTTACAGATTCTCGCAGCTTATTATCATGGCTGGTTTCTTCTATTTAGTTTGTTATTGTTTGTGCCGATCGTGCTTTGGCTTGAAGATCACTATCGGCAAAATCTTTTGCTGTTTTTAAGAAGAAAATGGCGATCAACGATCGTTGCTATTTTGGTTTGGATCAGCGCCTTAATTGCATTATTTCTGCCTTACCTGAAGATCACACAAACGATTGGAGTTTTTCCGTTTTCTCAAGTCGAAACGATGCTGCCTCGCCTCGCCTCCTGGTTACTTCCGCCACAAAATAGCTTATGGTCGCCGTTGCTTTCTAAACTGTTTGATTCACGACTTGATCCAAATCAGCATTTGCTATTTATGGGATTTACTGTTTTTGGATTGATTGCATTTGCGGTTTATGTTGTGCGATTTAGACCAGAAGTTTTGACCCCAGAACGAAGCATTCTTGTGAAAGCAAGTCTAATCACCGCATTCATTTTATTTGGGCTGTCGCTGGAGATATTTGGCTTTTCGCTGTGGAAAGTGATTTATGCGATCGTTCCCGGTGCAACGGCAATTCGCGCCACTGGGCGAATCGTTTACATGATTGAAGTGTATGTTTTAGCTGCTAGTTTGCTCTGTGTGGATGGAATGCTAAGACACAGGATTGCAAAGCCAAAATTCCGGTCGGCGATCGCGCTCACACTCCTACTGATTAGCCTGCCAGAACTCATTATCTTTCAGCCAATGGCGTATGAAAAAGCGCCGGCTTTAAAGCTTGAATCCGAGCTACAAGCTTCCATCTCCTCAAAATGTGATGTTGCTTACTTAGTTGCTGCTCCAGGCACAGGGTTCTATCTACAACAGATCCCGATGATGTGGGCAGGGCTAAAAGCAGGTGTTCCTGTGATCAATGGATATTCCGGTTCAGTGCCTGCGGGACTGCCAAGGACGATCGAAGAAAGCGCGAATTTTCCAACGGTCGTGCAGTGGCTCAGCGGCAGAATGCAGGGGCGACTCTGTTGGGTTCAGTCTACTAAGACATCTCAGCTTACCCCTAATATTCCGGTGAAATCGATCGACGGGGCAATTCAGACTCAATCCCAAAATTTCACAACTTCTGTGATTCCTGTACCGCCTAACGTTCCGCTGCGGGGATTTACCCAAGCCATTCAAGCAGAAGTTCCGCCTGTGATTCAAGCCAATCAAGCCGTCAAAGTTCCACTATTACTCCGCAACACCAGTCTCTATACTTGGCTTCAAACCAAAGAAGCACCGCTCAATCTCTCGTACCGATGGCTTAAACCGGATGGAACGATCGCACTGGATAATGGACAACGCACCCCCATTCCAGAAAGCATCGCACCCGAAGAAACAGTGGCGCTCAATGCTGTAGTAAGAGCACCAGAAACACCCGGAATCTATCGGCTCAGCTTAACGCTTGTGCAAGAGGGGATTGCTTGGTTTAGCGATCATGGAGCCAAATCTTTCAATGCGACGGTCGAAATCGTGCCGTAGTTTCTTGTCGATCCGAGTGGTTGACGACAGGCAATCTGCTAGTCTAATCCTGTTGAATATGGGCCAAGGAGATTGGCTGGATAGATTTCATGCACTCTATTGCATCTTGAAATACACCCTCCTGTCATCCTGATGATTCTTGCTATGAAATATGACATCTCTTCTATCAATCTGTTTAATCGATTCAAATCTCTGCTGAATCAAAAGGGAGCTATCGAGAGTTGGGTGATCTTCTTTAGTTGTGCTGTGACTTATTTTGCCAGCGGTCAAAATATCACCTCAGGAGACTCCATTCCGAATTCGCTCTTGGCGTTTAATTGGCTATTTAACGGCAGGCTCGATTTTGATAACTTTAGAAACGGCATCTTTTATGCAGGGGATGCTGCGGCCGCAGTGCGTCCATTACCTCACTTCTTCAATGAAAGTTCTAGCGGTCATCTCAATTCTGTGTATCCGATCGGGGCTGCGATCGTTAGCTTCCCTATTTACTTTTGCTTTTATTTGTTGCTGCTGATATTTCATCCACAGGGGAGTGCAATAGACATTACCAGCGCCAGCTTTGGGGAGTTGCGAATCTTATCTGAGCGAATTGCAGCCGCACTTCTCGCCTCGCTATCTGTCGTGCTGTTTTATCGGCTCAGTCGGCTGAAGGTTGAGAGATCGATCGCCCTAATTTCAACGTTTATTTATGCCTTTGCAACCGAAACCTGGGTGATTAGCTCGCAATCCCTCTGGCAGCATGGCGTTTCTAACCTATTACTGCTGGGGTGCATTCTTTGTTTATGGCAAGCCAATCGCGCTCACGATCGCAAGAAAAATCTTTTAATTCTCAATGCAGGACTGCTCTGCGGATTGTCTCTAACAGTTCGCCCAACAAATATTGTCTTTGTGCTGATGATTGCGATCTATTCGCTATTCGCATATCGGCGGCGCGTCATTTTTCTTGTTCTCGGACTGCCCACTGCATTGATTAGTCTAGCTTGGAACCTCTATTATTTTCGGGTTCCAGGCGGAGGTTATCAAATGATAGGATCGGGCCTCTACGACTACAGCCTGAAGCAATTTATCACTTCATTTGTTGGGTTGCTGTTTAGCCCCAGTCGTGGCTTGTTCGTCTACACGCCAATTGTGGTGATGTGCATTCCGGGATTTATTCAAATTGTGCGGCGCTGGAAACAGAAAGACGAAAAATTAATCATTTTGCTGTTCCTAAGCTGTTGCGTGACCTTTGTGCAGTACTGCTTTTTTAGGGTTTGGTGGGCTGGATGGAGCTATGGTCCGCGTTTTATGACGGACTTCATGCCCGTTCTGTGCCTGATGTTGAACTATACGATCGCGCAATATGTCAGGCAATCCGCTCAACTGGGTCGCAGTCTTGTTCACTGGAAGTCCGCTATTTTTGCCGCACTGGTGGCATTTTCTGTGTTTGCCCAGGTTGTCGGGGTATTTGCTGAGCCGTATTGGGATGCAATTCCAATTTCGGTCGATGTGCAGTCAAATGCTCTCGGCTCAAACTCGCGCTTGTGGCAGCTTCAAGACACTCAGATCGAGCGAAGCTTCCAGAATATTATCTATCGTTTGACTCGCCCAACCCAGAGACCTGAGTATGCAGCGGGCTTCTCTGGCAAGGTGCTACAGGTTCGCGACCAAGACCAGCGGGTGCTTCCTGCACAATTGACAGTTCCAGCCGGAACAACGACGCAGCTAACCGCGACAGTGCAAAATACAGGCACGTCGCCGTGGTTTGGCTATGAAACGGGTGCCGTCAATACTGGAGCAGCACAGGTTTTGGTGACGATGTTTGATGATAACAACCAGCAAGTTCGCCAGCAGCAGTTATATGTATCGGGGCAGCCGCTCCCTGGTAAGACAACGACTGCGATCGGGGTGATCAATTTTCCTGAGCGAGCGGGGACTTACCGGATTACTTTCTCGCTGTTTGCCAAAAACATCACTGCACCAGATTTTGCTTCTGTCCCTACCGTTGAAGCCAGGATTGTTCCACGTTCCTAGATGGCAACGGATCAGCGGATCAATTGCGGCGTTTTCGCCGGACTTGAGAACGAGAAGAACGATCGCCGCCTTTACTATGATCGTCGAAGTCATTCCGTAGTTTTTCGGCGATCGCTAGTGGTTAAGCACAGCAATCCGCTAATCTAGAACAGGGAAAATCACATCTCCTCAATTTTAGGAGTGGTGCTCGATGCCAAATTCCGCTGATCGTCGTCCAATTCTGCTCGATTTTGAAAAACCTCTCGCTGAACTCGAAGCCCGCATTACTCAAGTTCGAGAACTCGCTGAGGAAAACGAAGTCGATTTATCTGATCAGATCGCGCTGCTTGAAGAACGTGCGATCGAGCTTCGTAAAGAAATTTTTAGCGGGTTGACTCCCGGACAGCGGCTGCAAGTTGCGCGTCACCCTCGCAGACCCAGTACGCTTGATTACATTCAAGCCATTAGCGATGAATGGATGGAGCTACATGGCGATCGAGGCGGACATGATGATCCGGCAGTGGTAGGCGGAGTCGGGCGGATTGAAGGTCGTCCGGTTGTCATGCTCGGTCAGCAAAAAGGACGAAATACTAAAGACAATATTCAGCGCAACTTTGGGCAGGCATCGCCGAGTGGATACCGTAAAGCCATTCGGCTGATGGAACACGCCGATCGCTTCGGAATGCCGATTCTCACGTTTATCGATACGCCTGCGGCGTGGGCAGGACTCGAAGCGGAACAGTTCGGGCAGGGAGAAGCGATCGCCTACAATCTGCGCGAAATGTTTGGGTTTGAAGTGCCGATCATTTGCAGCGTCATCGGTGAAGGTGGATCAGGAGGCGCTTTGGCGATCGGAGTTGGAGAACGGCTCTTAATGTTTGAACACGCCGTCTACAGCGTTGCCCCCCCGGAAACCTGTGCGACGATCTTATGGCGGGATGCGTCGAAAGCTGCACAAGCCGCAGAAGCCTTGAAGATTACGGCCCCTGACTTAAAGGAAATGGGAATTGCGGATGAGGTCTTACTTGAGCCGATCGGCGGCGCACACAACGATCCATTAGAAGCCGCAGAAACATTAAAAGCAGCAATTCTACGAAATCTCAACGAGCTAGATCAATTCACACCAACTCAGCGGCGAGAGCTACGTTATCAGAAGTTTCGTAATATTGGCGTATTTACCGAAGCAGGATTGCCGACTCATGTGTAGAAATCAGCGGTGCGGGTCACTCAAATTCGCACCGCTGCACGATATAATGAGTAAGAACGTAACGAATTGTAAAATCTTGC
Protein-coding regions in this window:
- a CDS encoding class I SAM-dependent methyltransferase — its product is MGKSNREPLLEPLLRWLRLRRVVAEIPANSIVLDVGCGRKAAFLKAIAPRIQQGYGVDFKVAEFQTPNLKTIQVHLGEKLPFADASFDVVTMLAVLEHIEYEQAILKEIHRVLKPDGKLVLTVPSVWAQPVLEFLSYRLKIVDEAEIRDHKRYYDRQKLKQALIQAAGFEQFRHRYFQMWMNNFCTVRKG
- a CDS encoding acetyl-CoA carboxylase carboxyltransferase subunit alpha codes for the protein MPNSADRRPILLDFEKPLAELEARITQVRELAEENEVDLSDQIALLEERAIELRKEIFSGLTPGQRLQVARHPRRPSTLDYIQAISDEWMELHGDRGGHDDPAVVGGVGRIEGRPVVMLGQQKGRNTKDNIQRNFGQASPSGYRKAIRLMEHADRFGMPILTFIDTPAAWAGLEAEQFGQGEAIAYNLREMFGFEVPIICSVIGEGGSGGALAIGVGERLLMFEHAVYSVAPPETCATILWRDASKAAQAAEALKITAPDLKEMGIADEVLLEPIGGAHNDPLEAAETLKAAILRNLNELDQFTPTQRRELRYQKFRNIGVFTEAGLPTHV
- a CDS encoding glycosyltransferase family 2 protein, with amino-acid sequence MQAIEETRLSNVKLSVVIPCYNELGTIETVIRTVKAAPVPNLEIIVVDDCSTDGTTELLRSRLEPQVDQVLYHSTNRGKGAALRTGFAAITGDIAIVQDADLEYDPQEFPLLIKPIAEGRADVVFGSRFVGNQPHRVVYYWHMIGNKFLTTLSNMLTNINLTDMETCYKAFRREVIQSVRIEENRFGFEPEITAKVVRMGCRIYEVGISYYGRTYKEGKKIGWRDGFRAIYCIVKYNLFASKTR
- a CDS encoding glycosyltransferase family 39 protein, whose translation is MTYFASGQNITSGDSIPNSLLAFNWLFNGRLDFDNFRNGIFYAGDAAAAVRPLPHFFNESSSGHLNSVYPIGAAIVSFPIYFCFYLLLLIFHPQGSAIDITSASFGELRILSERIAAALLASLSVVLFYRLSRLKVERSIALISTFIYAFATETWVISSQSLWQHGVSNLLLLGCILCLWQANRAHDRKKNLLILNAGLLCGLSLTVRPTNIVFVLMIAIYSLFAYRRRVIFLVLGLPTALISLAWNLYYFRVPGGGYQMIGSGLYDYSLKQFITSFVGLLFSPSRGLFVYTPIVVMCIPGFIQIVRRWKQKDEKLIILLFLSCCVTFVQYCFFRVWWAGWSYGPRFMTDFMPVLCLMLNYTIAQYVRQSAQLGRSLVHWKSAIFAALVAFSVFAQVVGVFAEPYWDAIPISVDVQSNALGSNSRLWQLQDTQIERSFQNIIYRLTRPTQRPEYAAGFSGKVLQVRDQDQRVLPAQLTVPAGTTTQLTATVQNTGTSPWFGYETGAVNTGAAQVLVTMFDDNNQQVRQQQLYVSGQPLPGKTTTAIGVINFPERAGTYRITFSLFAKNITAPDFASVPTVEARIVPRS